One genomic segment of Lytechinus pictus isolate F3 Inbred chromosome 18, Lp3.0, whole genome shotgun sequence includes these proteins:
- the LOC129281687 gene encoding transcription factor 7-like 2: MPVLHPAGAYPPSLAQLMMYQEQYSSGTPPPHVRGLEVDSKTGILRRSHSDISPYHPLSPSSLGSHPLEVYNMPWPGQPFYPLTSSALRSPYPPSLAVSPASMARLGPSPISSGPVPVGSLPHSLMHPMGSSQQHDAQQQSNDRHQKEKEKKLAAQEAKNKQQHIKKPLNAFMLYMKEMRASVVKECTLKESAAINQILGRRWHALSREEQAKYYELARKERQLHMQLYPGWSARDNYAIHGKKKKKKRDKSHGENPGEPSTPKKCRARFGVDQQDFWCKPCRRKKKCIRYISSDENDHGKDDDMDDDDMDDDQSDTSPSQPPPLDPDHPPPPPLSLSGVLPHSPLHRPHQDAVVSPKQNGIHPGPMSRVIAPHPSSSSSSGRSNGHSSSSQSNGEPPTSKGPSTSSLPVTSSAGMSSSSSSHKASSHRDSHSASHLSLSSVSKPPETSRPLFSPHLHTTSSSGPSSSASISSSLSHSTLSIPSLSSQHISHHSQQSLAAQTSPTIVHLPHPSAASYPSLSSATSPMVMFSPQASLLGHHPAPPGMHEAFRPHLTNGFPPHGLLPMHHPQGIPPPPLISAAHSQQLRMPLSEMPQDLSVKSGTVTA; the protein is encoded by the exons ATGCCGGTGCTACATCCGGCAGGGGCCTATCCACCCTCCCTGGCCCAGCTGATGATGTACCAGGAACAATACTCATCAGGAACACCCCCACCTCATGTCAGAGGGTTAGAGGTCGACTCAAAAACAG GTATCTTAAGACGGAGCCACTCTGATATTTCACCCTACCATCCTCTGTCACCAAGCTCGCTTGGATCACATCCATTAGAGGTCTACAACATGCCTTG GCCTGGGCAACCATTCTACCCTCTGACAAGCAGCGCCCTACGGTCCCCTTATCCACCTAGTCTAGCCGTTAGTCCAGCCAGCATGGCCCGTCTGGGCCCGTCACCTATCAGTTCTGGTCCAGTACCCGTCGGTAGCCTTCCACACTCTCTCATGCATCCCATGGGATCATCACAACAACACGACGCTCAGCAGCAGAGTAACGACAG acatcagaaggagaaggagaagaagctaGCAGCCCAAGAAGCAAAGAACAAACAGCAACATATCAAGAAACCTCTGAATGCATTCATGCTTTATATGAAAGAAATGAGAGCCAGTGTGGTCAAGGAATGTACGCTCAAAGAAAGTGCTGCCATCAATCAAATACTAGGCCGAAGG tggcaTGCGCTGTCGCGAGAAGAGCAGGCTAAGTACTACGAGCTGGCACGCAAGGAGAGACAACTTCATATGCAGCTGTATCCAGGTTGGAGTGCCAGGGATAACTACGCTATCCACggcaagaagaaaaagaagaagagagataaATCTCATGGAGAGAATCCAG GTGAGCCATCGACACCCAAGAAATGTAGAGCAAGGTTTGGGGTGGATCAGCAAGACTTCTGGTGTAAGCCTTGTAG gaggaagaagaagtgCATAAGATACATCTCATCTGACGAGAATGACCATGGAAAGGATGATGATATGGATGACGATGACATGGACGATGACCAATCCGACACCAGTCCTAGTCAACCACCACCGCTTGATCCAGACCaccccccaccaccacccctGTCACTGTCAGGGGTGCTCCCTCATTCTCCTCTCCATCGGCCTCATCAAGATGCTGTGGTGTCTCCTAAACAGAATGGTATCCATCCTGGACCAATGAGCCGTGTGATCGCTCCTCACcctagtagcagcagcagtagcggAAGGAGCAACGGACACAGTAGTAGCTCTCAGAGCAACGGTGAACCGCCAACATCTAAAGGACCAAGTACATCATCATTGCCTGTGACATCATCTGCAGGAATGTCATCAAGTAGTTCATCCCACAAGGCATCAAGCCATAGAGACAGTCATTCTGCCAGTCATTTGAGCCTGTCGAGTGTCAGCAAGCCTCCGGAAACAAGTCGTCCATTGTTCTCACCGCACTTACACACGACGTCGTCGAGCGGTCCGAGCTCCTCGGCGTCGATATCGTCGTCTCTTTCGCATTCTACTCTCAGCATTCCGTCACTCTCGTCCCAGCACATCTCCCACCATTCACAGCAATCCCTGGCAGCGCAGACGTCGCCGACCATCGTCCACTTACCTCATCCCTCGGCGGCGTCCTACCCGTCGCTTTCCAGTGCAACGTCTCCGATGGTGATGTTCTCGCCGCAGGCATCGTTGCTGGGTCACCATCCGGCCCCTCCCGGGATGCATGAGGCATTCCGTCCCCACCTCACAAATGGTTTTCCCCCGCACGGTCTCTTACCGATGCACCACCCACAAGgtattcctcctcctcctctcatCTCTGCCGCACACTCTCAGCAGCTTAGAATGCCACTCTCTGAAATGCCTCAGGATCTATCAGTCAAGTCAGGAACTGTGACGGCGTGA